In one Pangasianodon hypophthalmus isolate fPanHyp1 chromosome 22, fPanHyp1.pri, whole genome shotgun sequence genomic region, the following are encoded:
- the spag6 gene encoding sperm-associated antigen 6 isoform X1 translates to MDNLEMPQSACNACLWTGGGNRSTQRKPLMQAENMPIPHTQSGGGLRTPNPEGVMSLLRPLLLDAVPTIQQTAALALGRLASYNDDLAEAVVKGDILPQLVYSLAEQNRFYKKAAAFVLRAVAKHSPELAQAVVDCGALDALVVSLEEFDPGVKEAAAWALGYIARHNGSLAQAVVDAGAVPLLVLCIQEPEIALKRISASTLSDISKHSPELAQTVVDTGAIAHLAQMTLYPDAKLKRHVFSALGQISKHSVDLAEMVVEAEIFPAVLACLKDPDEYVRKNISTLMREITKHTPELSQMIVNAGGVAAVIDYLGDSRGNVRLPGIMMLGYVAAHSENLAMAVIVSKGVPQLAICLAEETEDHMKAATAWALGQIGHHTPEHARAVAMSNVLPKLLSLYLDTHSSEDLQVKAKKALKSILQKCTYLPALEPLLYEAPSNVLKHVICQFSKVLPHDSKARKLFVTSGGLKKVQEIKAEPGSALQEYINAINACYPEEIVRYYSPGYSEALLERIENYQPV, encoded by the exons atggacaatttggaaatgccacaATCAGCCtgcaatgcatgtctttggactgggggaggaaaccggagtacccagagaaaacccCTGATGCAGGCAGAGAACATGccaattccacacacacagagcggagGCGGgcttcgaacccccaaccctgaag GTGTGATGTCCCTCCTGAGGCCTCTCCTCCTGGATGCGGTCCCGACTATCCAGCAGACGGCCGCTCTGGCTCTTGGAAGACTCGCCAGCTACAACGATGACCTGGCCGAGGCTGTGGTGAAGGGAGACATTCTGCCTCAGCTCGTTTACTCTCTGGCCGAGCAGAAC CGCTTCTATAAGAAGGCAGCGGCGTTTGTTCTCCGTGCCGTGGCGAAGCACTCACCCGAGCTGGCACAAGCCGTAGTAGACTGTGGTGCCCTCGATGCTCTCGTCGTCTCTCTGGAGGAGTTCGATCCTGGAGTGAAAGAGGCTGCTGCATGGGCTCTGGGCTACATCGCTCGCCACAACGGCT CATTGGCTCAGGCGGTGGTGGACGCAGGCGCTGTTCCTCTGCTCGTTCTCTGCATCCAGGAGCCTGAGATTGCCCTGAAGAGGATCTCTGCTTCAACGCTGAGCGACATCTCCAAACACTCGCCAGAGCTCGCACAAACTGTAGTGGACACTGGAGCCATTGCACACCTGGCGCAGATGACCCTGTACCCAGACGCCAAACTGAAG aGGCACGTGTTCTCGGCTCTCGGCCAAATCTCCAAGCACTCTGTGGATCTGGCAGAGATGGTGGTGGAGGCTGAGATCTTCCCTGCTGTACTGGCCTGCCTTAAAGACCCAGATGAGTATGTGAGGAAGAACATCAGCACGCTGATGCGAGAGATCACAAAACACACCCCTGAG TTATCCCAGATGATCGTGAACGCTGGAGGTGTAGCCGCTGTGATTGATTATCTAGGGGACTCCAGAGGGAATGTGCGATTGCCTGGTATCATGATGCTTGGCTACGTGGCTGCACACTCGGAGAACCTCGCCATGGCTGTCATTGTATCTAAG GGTGTACCACAGCTGGCTATCTGCCTGGCGGAGGAGACGGAGGATCACATGAAGGCTGCAACAGCCTGGGCACTGGGGCAGATCGGCCATCACACACCTGAGCACGCAAGAGCTGTGGCCATGTCCAACGTGCTCCCCAAACTGCTGAGTCTCTacctggacacacacagctctgaggACCTGCAAGTCAAG GCAAAGAAAGCTTTAAAGAGCATCCTTCAGAAGTGCACTTACCTTCCAGCACTGGAGCCGCTCCTCTACGAAGCTCCCAGCAATGTTCTCAAACACGTCATCTGCCAGTTCAGCAAG GTTCTTCCACATGACAGTAAAGCACGGAAGTTGTTTGTAACTAGCGGAGGACTGAAGAAGGTGCAGGAAATTAAAGCCGAGCCCGGTTCTGCTCTGCAGGAGTACATCAACGCCATCAACGCCTGCTACCCCGAGGAGATAGTCAG GTACTACTCACCTGGATATTCAGAAGCACTACTGGAAAGGATCGAGAACTATCAGCCTGTTTAG
- the spag6 gene encoding sperm-associated antigen 6 isoform X2, whose amino-acid sequence MSQRHVLQVFEQYQKERMKFVQTVSELATRPQNIETLQNAGVMSLLRPLLLDAVPTIQQTAALALGRLASYNDDLAEAVVKGDILPQLVYSLAEQNRFYKKAAAFVLRAVAKHSPELAQAVVDCGALDALVVSLEEFDPGVKEAAAWALGYIARHNGSLAQAVVDAGAVPLLVLCIQEPEIALKRISASTLSDISKHSPELAQTVVDTGAIAHLAQMTLYPDAKLKRHVFSALGQISKHSVDLAEMVVEAEIFPAVLACLKDPDEYVRKNISTLMREITKHTPELSQMIVNAGGVAAVIDYLGDSRGNVRLPGIMMLGYVAAHSENLAMAVIVSKGVPQLAICLAEETEDHMKAATAWALGQIGHHTPEHARAVAMSNVLPKLLSLYLDTHSSEDLQVKAKKALKSILQKCTYLPALEPLLYEAPSNVLKHVICQFSKVLPHDSKARKLFVTSGGLKKVQEIKAEPGSALQEYINAINACYPEEIVRYYSPGYSEALLERIENYQPV is encoded by the exons ATGAGCCAGCGACATGTTTTACAAG TTTTTGAGCAGTACCagaaagaaaggatgaagtTCGTGCAAACAGTTTCAGAGCTTGCAACAAGACCTCAGAATATCGAAACACTTCAAAATGCAG GTGTGATGTCCCTCCTGAGGCCTCTCCTCCTGGATGCGGTCCCGACTATCCAGCAGACGGCCGCTCTGGCTCTTGGAAGACTCGCCAGCTACAACGATGACCTGGCCGAGGCTGTGGTGAAGGGAGACATTCTGCCTCAGCTCGTTTACTCTCTGGCCGAGCAGAAC CGCTTCTATAAGAAGGCAGCGGCGTTTGTTCTCCGTGCCGTGGCGAAGCACTCACCCGAGCTGGCACAAGCCGTAGTAGACTGTGGTGCCCTCGATGCTCTCGTCGTCTCTCTGGAGGAGTTCGATCCTGGAGTGAAAGAGGCTGCTGCATGGGCTCTGGGCTACATCGCTCGCCACAACGGCT CATTGGCTCAGGCGGTGGTGGACGCAGGCGCTGTTCCTCTGCTCGTTCTCTGCATCCAGGAGCCTGAGATTGCCCTGAAGAGGATCTCTGCTTCAACGCTGAGCGACATCTCCAAACACTCGCCAGAGCTCGCACAAACTGTAGTGGACACTGGAGCCATTGCACACCTGGCGCAGATGACCCTGTACCCAGACGCCAAACTGAAG aGGCACGTGTTCTCGGCTCTCGGCCAAATCTCCAAGCACTCTGTGGATCTGGCAGAGATGGTGGTGGAGGCTGAGATCTTCCCTGCTGTACTGGCCTGCCTTAAAGACCCAGATGAGTATGTGAGGAAGAACATCAGCACGCTGATGCGAGAGATCACAAAACACACCCCTGAG TTATCCCAGATGATCGTGAACGCTGGAGGTGTAGCCGCTGTGATTGATTATCTAGGGGACTCCAGAGGGAATGTGCGATTGCCTGGTATCATGATGCTTGGCTACGTGGCTGCACACTCGGAGAACCTCGCCATGGCTGTCATTGTATCTAAG GGTGTACCACAGCTGGCTATCTGCCTGGCGGAGGAGACGGAGGATCACATGAAGGCTGCAACAGCCTGGGCACTGGGGCAGATCGGCCATCACACACCTGAGCACGCAAGAGCTGTGGCCATGTCCAACGTGCTCCCCAAACTGCTGAGTCTCTacctggacacacacagctctgaggACCTGCAAGTCAAG GCAAAGAAAGCTTTAAAGAGCATCCTTCAGAAGTGCACTTACCTTCCAGCACTGGAGCCGCTCCTCTACGAAGCTCCCAGCAATGTTCTCAAACACGTCATCTGCCAGTTCAGCAAG GTTCTTCCACATGACAGTAAAGCACGGAAGTTGTTTGTAACTAGCGGAGGACTGAAGAAGGTGCAGGAAATTAAAGCCGAGCCCGGTTCTGCTCTGCAGGAGTACATCAACGCCATCAACGCCTGCTACCCCGAGGAGATAGTCAG GTACTACTCACCTGGATATTCAGAAGCACTACTGGAAAGGATCGAGAACTATCAGCCTGTTTAG